A genomic window from Armatimonadota bacterium includes:
- a CDS encoding PD40 domain-containing protein, which produces MRISRSTLLLGVLAVLIILSAAWHLANRPPGSVAPIKRPPSAPTTPKPADETLAEILEQGTARPDQIHALLAADRSLARPDEKALEKQFRRMLASPPIINVGYDIPDRDYVPKGEYAWLQPLASGKVTESEDAIRWFEWLDDDTLVYSTANGIYRKDLDGPPWALAERPMARMSVPTLSPDRKLLAAVVPGGILVVGTESGEEQFHAFERPINDITWSPDSRLAGFTTRTEFWTLDRVAMVSRRLHQAEYLRGEEWIETRSMKVVSTNDPQWSPDGRYVAVRQLVSGDPGSDYLSFTILNGQSGKVVRRVNCWYRTCMSWSPDSRTIAYGDSGGDADGVALAVDIVTERERLNFCGGTDTVYGRSAWSPDGKYVAMEFLGRGWEGIAYTYRTLGVFEPVGTSARPRPAASRPLPMAWHPTKHLTANVVEAKLAGQDYRVHPERLPTVGWTLRLISYAARPSSNLPYTGKIPDRFEYVALPPLAGRKQTPRWSPDGTKLAVLCDISGKYQVHVTEPVSQSRSRENADTWLASAREHLSSGNLSGAVPCLQNAARLGAPSAARVLLADAYLRLADKENRLVQRSRLLDGALFEAARVPFGSLDASIRKRIMQAVVTRDSLSRAYYRVAQGSER; this is translated from the coding sequence ATGCGTATCTCGCGAAGCACCCTTCTGCTCGGCGTTCTGGCCGTGCTGATCATTCTGTCTGCCGCCTGGCATCTCGCGAACAGGCCGCCCGGGTCGGTAGCGCCGATCAAGCGTCCTCCTTCCGCGCCGACTACGCCGAAGCCCGCCGACGAGACGCTCGCCGAGATCCTCGAGCAGGGTACTGCCCGACCGGATCAGATTCACGCGCTCCTCGCGGCCGACAGGTCCCTGGCCCGTCCCGACGAGAAGGCCCTCGAGAAGCAGTTCCGCCGGATGCTTGCGTCGCCGCCCATCATCAACGTGGGGTACGACATCCCCGACCGCGACTACGTCCCGAAGGGCGAATATGCCTGGCTCCAGCCGCTCGCATCCGGGAAGGTCACGGAATCCGAGGATGCCATCCGCTGGTTCGAGTGGCTCGACGACGACACTCTCGTGTATTCGACCGCGAACGGCATCTACCGAAAAGACCTCGACGGCCCGCCGTGGGCGCTCGCGGAGAGGCCGATGGCCCGGATGAGCGTTCCGACCCTCTCGCCCGATCGGAAGTTGCTTGCGGCCGTAGTGCCGGGCGGCATTCTGGTGGTCGGGACCGAGTCCGGTGAGGAGCAATTCCATGCGTTCGAAAGGCCGATCAATGACATCACCTGGTCCCCGGACAGCCGCCTCGCGGGTTTTACCACCCGGACGGAGTTCTGGACGCTCGATCGAGTCGCGATGGTTTCCCGCCGTCTCCACCAGGCGGAGTATCTCCGGGGAGAGGAATGGATAGAGACGAGGTCCATGAAGGTTGTCTCGACGAACGACCCACAGTGGTCGCCGGACGGCCGGTACGTCGCCGTCCGCCAACTAGTGTCAGGCGACCCTGGATCGGACTACCTGTCATTCACCATACTGAACGGCCAGAGTGGAAAGGTCGTGCGCCGGGTCAACTGCTGGTATCGTACCTGCATGTCATGGTCGCCGGACAGCCGGACGATCGCCTACGGAGACAGCGGCGGAGATGCCGACGGTGTGGCGTTGGCCGTGGACATCGTCACCGAGCGCGAGCGGCTGAACTTCTGCGGCGGCACGGATACCGTCTACGGGCGCAGCGCCTGGTCCCCGGACGGGAAGTACGTCGCCATGGAGTTCCTGGGCAGAGGCTGGGAGGGGATCGCATACACATACCGGACGCTCGGGGTGTTCGAGCCGGTGGGGACCTCCGCCAGGCCGCGCCCGGCGGCGTCGAGACCCCTTCCGATGGCATGGCATCCCACGAAGCATCTCACCGCGAACGTCGTGGAAGCGAAGCTCGCGGGCCAGGACTATCGAGTGCATCCCGAGCGTCTGCCGACGGTCGGATGGACGCTTCGTCTCATTTCGTACGCGGCCCGGCCGAGCAGCAATCTGCCGTACACCGGCAAGATCCCCGACCGGTTCGAGTACGTCGCCCTCCCGCCTCTCGCCGGCCGGAAGCAGACGCCGAGGTGGTCGCCCGACGGCACGAAGCTCGCCGTGCTCTGCGACATATCCGGCAAGTACCAGGTGCACGTCACCGAGCCTGTGTCACAGTCGCGGAGTAGGGAGAACGCGGACACCTGGCTCGCCTCGGCGCGCGAGCATCTCAGTAGCGGCAATCTGAGCGGGGCCGTCCCGTGCCTTCAGAACGCAGCCAGGCTCGGCGCGCCGTCCGCCGCCCGTGTCCTGCTCGCGGACGCCTACCTGCGCCTTGCCGATAAGGAGAACCGCCTTGTTCAGCGCTCCCGGCTGCTCGACGGGGCTCTGTTCGAGGCCGCCCGCGTACCGTTTGGGTCGCTTGACGCGAGTATCCGCAAGCGGATCATGCAGGCCGTCGTCACCCGGGACTCCCTGTCCCGCGCATACTACCGCGTTGCGCAGGGCAGTGAGAGGTGA
- a CDS encoding GyrI-like domain-containing protein gives MPGEDRFKEPRIFDMPSYTMAVVESKGDPNVVGEEVFPALYGAVYGLKFQRRKEGLEDFKVTGLRARWPDAHLLPKDQWTGLWGLPIPDGTTELPRKVESPDVRIEVWEYGAVAQILHVGPYSEEGPTIEHLHRFIEESGFEIAGPHEEEYLTRPDAREPKTFIRYEVRRRK, from the coding sequence GTACACCATGGCGGTCGTCGAGAGCAAGGGCGATCCCAACGTCGTCGGCGAAGAGGTGTTTCCCGCTCTCTACGGCGCTGTCTACGGCCTGAAGTTCCAGCGACGCAAGGAGGGTCTCGAGGACTTCAAGGTAACAGGCCTGCGAGCCCGGTGGCCGGACGCGCATCTGCTGCCGAAGGATCAGTGGACCGGCCTCTGGGGACTTCCTATCCCTGACGGCACGACTGAACTGCCGAGGAAGGTCGAGAGTCCCGACGTGCGGATCGAGGTCTGGGAGTACGGCGCCGTGGCCCAGATACTACACGTCGGCCCCTACAGCGAGGAAGGTCCGACGATCGAGCACTTGCACAGGTTCATCGAGGAGAGCGGCTTCGAGATCGCCGGCCCGCACGAGGAGGAGTACCTAACGCGGCCGGACGCCAGAGAGCCGAAGACGTTCATCCGGTATGAGGTCAGGCGGAGGAAGTAA